In a single window of the Terriglobus roseus genome:
- a CDS encoding efflux RND transporter permease subunit, translating into MNTAPEPGDKDPTDHAHSGDAAKVHGTAIRGGDEHPNDRASARDEHQNADPAEGEHAPEGGTVNGPHFSAPFIQRPIATFLLSFAILLAGAVAYKLLPVASLPNVEFPVISVGASLPGGDPETMASSVATPLERQFSRIAGVNQMTSTSSQGSANINLQFDLNRDINGAARDVQAAISAARAQLPANLPMNPTYRKINPSEAPILILSLSSKTLTVPQLYDASDSILAQKLAAVPGVGQTFTAGSAKPGVRLEVNPNQLTANGLSLTQFAAAVQTINVNQPKGYLNGDKQRIALSTTDQLFGADAYRPLVIATSRGAVSNAQAANGLASSVASALSTASTGNSATTVGGAISAQVSTQRSNVPQLTTRQLDNTAGYTSAAVSNYGSNTATTSTNAAGIVRIGDVAQVVDATENTYTYGTTNGVPSVLVIVFKSPGANVIETVDSVLKQLPTLQAALPAAIHLEVALDRTQTIRASVEDITRTMVITIVLVILVVFLFLREVRSTLIPSVSVPLSIMGTFGIMYLLGYTLDNLSLMALTISTGFVVDDAIVVIENISRHLEEGKNPYEAAMIGSAEIGFTVMSMSISLIAVFIPILLMGGIVGRLFREFAVTLSVAILVSLVVSLTTTPMLSAKFLEPHSARKHGKLYRLSERFFDWMRDEYDHGLRWVLRHQWPVMIIWLITFALNIWLFILVPKGFFPLQDTGRMGGSIQGQQDVSYDVMKQKVIDSAAVVKSDPDIENVMASVGGGGPGGGASNRGQMFVSLKAISDRKDHATVDDIINRLRPKLSRTPGLQTFLVSQQELNIGGRQSATQYQYTLTADSVSDLNKWGPLMMAAMQKISALRDVNTDQQSNGLEAKLVIDRDTAYRLGVTALNVDQTLSSAFGQRQVSTTYKTLNQYHVVMEVAPQWQQTPEALRDIYVKTSNGTQVPLSAITHFEMQRIPLQVNHQGLSPATTLSFNLAPGVSLSQATELINNMRVSIGMPASITGGFQGSAAAFQDSLSSEPILVLLALTAVYIVLGVLYESFIHPLTILSTLPSAGVGAVLALLLTGTDMSVIAMIGIVLLIGIVKKNAIMMIDFAIVAERQHGKTPEEAIYEACLLRFRPIMMTTMAAMLGGVPLAFGTGSGSELRRPLGITIIGGLIVSQCLTLFTTPVVYLYFDRWRQRVERWNKRFSKKKSESHGHLEPSPATGD; encoded by the coding sequence ATGAACACAGCACCTGAACCCGGCGACAAGGACCCTACGGACCACGCACACAGCGGCGATGCCGCGAAAGTGCATGGCACCGCCATTCGCGGAGGGGACGAGCACCCCAACGATCGTGCCTCCGCGCGCGACGAACATCAGAATGCCGACCCGGCGGAAGGCGAGCACGCACCCGAAGGCGGCACCGTCAACGGGCCGCACTTCTCCGCGCCCTTCATTCAGCGCCCGATTGCGACCTTCCTGCTCTCATTCGCGATCCTTCTGGCTGGCGCCGTAGCGTACAAGCTCCTGCCCGTGGCGTCGCTGCCGAATGTGGAGTTCCCTGTGATCTCCGTCGGCGCAAGTCTGCCGGGCGGCGATCCGGAGACGATGGCTTCGTCGGTGGCGACACCGCTGGAGCGGCAGTTCTCACGCATCGCCGGCGTGAACCAGATGACGTCCACGTCTTCTCAGGGTTCCGCAAACATCAATCTTCAGTTCGATCTGAACCGCGACATTAATGGCGCAGCCCGTGACGTACAGGCCGCCATCAGCGCGGCGCGTGCACAATTGCCGGCCAACCTGCCAATGAACCCGACGTACCGCAAGATCAATCCGTCGGAAGCACCGATCCTGATCCTTTCGCTAAGCAGCAAGACGCTCACAGTGCCGCAACTCTATGACGCCTCGGATTCCATCCTGGCGCAGAAGCTTGCAGCGGTTCCTGGCGTAGGGCAGACATTTACCGCAGGTTCAGCCAAGCCGGGCGTTCGTCTTGAGGTCAATCCAAACCAACTTACGGCAAACGGTCTGTCGCTGACGCAGTTTGCCGCAGCCGTTCAGACGATCAACGTCAATCAACCCAAGGGATACCTGAATGGTGACAAGCAGCGCATCGCGCTGTCCACGACGGATCAGCTCTTTGGTGCGGACGCCTATCGTCCGCTGGTGATCGCGACCAGCCGCGGCGCCGTGAGCAATGCCCAGGCCGCAAACGGCCTCGCTTCCAGCGTTGCCAGTGCACTGTCCACGGCGAGCACAGGAAACAGCGCCACGACCGTTGGCGGTGCAATCAGTGCCCAGGTATCCACGCAGCGGTCGAACGTACCGCAGCTTACGACCAGGCAGCTTGATAACACTGCAGGCTACACCTCGGCGGCGGTCAGTAATTACGGATCGAACACTGCGACGACCAGCACGAACGCGGCAGGAATCGTGCGCATTGGCGATGTTGCCCAGGTAGTCGACGCAACCGAGAACACATATACCTACGGCACGACGAACGGGGTTCCGTCGGTACTCGTGATCGTCTTCAAATCGCCGGGCGCGAACGTCATTGAGACCGTTGATTCCGTTCTGAAACAACTGCCAACCCTGCAGGCGGCACTCCCGGCTGCCATTCACCTGGAGGTAGCTCTCGACCGCACGCAGACCATTCGTGCCTCGGTTGAAGACATCACACGCACCATGGTCATCACTATCGTGCTGGTCATTCTGGTGGTCTTCCTGTTCCTGCGTGAGGTGCGCTCCACGCTGATCCCCTCAGTCTCCGTGCCGCTGTCGATCATGGGCACTTTCGGGATCATGTACCTGCTGGGCTACACGCTGGACAATCTTTCGCTGATGGCGCTGACCATCTCCACCGGCTTCGTGGTGGACGATGCCATCGTCGTCATTGAAAACATCTCCCGGCATCTTGAAGAAGGCAAGAATCCCTACGAGGCGGCCATGATCGGCTCCGCCGAGATCGGCTTCACCGTCATGAGCATGTCCATCTCGCTCATCGCTGTCTTCATCCCCATCCTGCTGATGGGCGGCATCGTCGGGCGTCTCTTCCGCGAATTTGCCGTCACGCTTTCGGTCGCCATCCTGGTATCTCTGGTGGTATCGCTCACCACGACGCCTATGCTGTCGGCGAAGTTCCTCGAGCCGCACAGCGCGCGCAAGCATGGAAAGCTGTACCGCCTGAGCGAGCGCTTCTTCGACTGGATGCGCGATGAGTACGACCACGGCCTGCGCTGGGTGCTGCGGCACCAGTGGCCGGTCATGATTATCTGGCTGATCACTTTCGCATTGAATATCTGGCTGTTCATCCTGGTTCCCAAGGGTTTCTTTCCGCTGCAGGACACGGGTCGCATGGGTGGAAGCATCCAGGGCCAGCAGGACGTCTCCTACGACGTCATGAAGCAGAAGGTCATCGACTCCGCTGCCGTTGTGAAGAGCGATCCGGACATTGAAAACGTCATGGCATCCGTCGGCGGCGGAGGTCCCGGTGGCGGCGCCTCCAACCGCGGCCAGATGTTCGTCTCCCTGAAGGCGATCAGCGACCGCAAGGATCACGCAACCGTCGATGACATTATCAATCGGCTGCGACCAAAGCTGTCCCGCACACCGGGACTGCAGACGTTCTTGGTTTCGCAACAGGAGCTGAACATCGGCGGACGTCAGTCCGCAACGCAATACCAGTACACGCTCACCGCGGACTCTGTCTCCGACCTGAACAAATGGGGTCCGCTGATGATGGCTGCCATGCAGAAGATTTCCGCTCTGCGTGACGTCAACACCGACCAGCAAAGCAACGGCCTGGAAGCAAAGCTCGTCATCGACCGCGATACGGCGTATCGGCTCGGCGTGACCGCCCTCAACGTGGATCAGACCCTGTCTTCCGCTTTCGGCCAACGGCAGGTCTCTACCACCTACAAAACGTTGAACCAGTACCACGTCGTGATGGAAGTTGCGCCGCAATGGCAGCAGACACCCGAGGCGCTGCGCGACATTTACGTCAAGACGTCGAACGGCACGCAGGTGCCTCTCTCAGCCATCACACACTTTGAGATGCAGCGTATTCCCCTGCAGGTGAACCATCAGGGACTTTCGCCGGCCACAACCCTGTCGTTCAATCTTGCCCCCGGCGTCTCACTCTCGCAGGCTACCGAACTCATCAACAACATGAGGGTCTCGATTGGCATGCCGGCCAGCATCACGGGCGGATTCCAGGGTTCCGCAGCAGCGTTCCAGGACTCGCTCTCTTCTGAGCCGATCCTTGTCCTGCTGGCGCTGACCGCCGTCTACATTGTGCTGGGCGTGCTCTATGAGAGCTTTATCCATCCGCTGACGATCCTGTCCACACTGCCCTCTGCAGGCGTGGGTGCAGTGCTGGCGCTGCTGTTGACCGGCACCGATATGTCCGTCATCGCCATGATCGGAATCGTTCTGCTCATCGGCATCGTAAAGAAGAACGCCATCATGATGATCGACTTCGCCATCGTTGCCGAACGGCAGCATGGCAAGACTCCTGAAGAGGCCATCTACGAAGCGTGCCTGCTGCGCTTCCGTCCCATCATGATGACCACGATGGCCGCAATGCTCGGCGGCGTGCCGCTCGCCTTCGGTACTGGATCCGGCAGCGAACTGCGACGTCCGCTGGGCATCACGATCATCGGCGGCCTGATCGTCTCCCAGTGCCTCACACTGTTCACCACGCCGGTCGTCTACCTCTACTTCGATCGCTGGCGCCAGCGCGTGGAGCGCTGGAATAAGCGCTTCTCAAAGAAGAAGTCCGAGAGTCATGGGCACCTGGAACCGTCTCCGGCCACCGGGGATTAA
- a CDS encoding MarR family winged helix-turn-helix transcriptional regulator, translated as MRKSKQEIRDAQAKGIAVSMKRLITGYRSLLEADLEEEGVTLAQLRMLNALQEQPETSAADLSRICYITPQSMQAVVQRAEKEGWITRTPSPQNRRVLTASLTPKGRRVLERGMELWSGIARQTWDGAKLSEMEMLNALLAAAVDRLQPHLDALHGKSASHRKTA; from the coding sequence ATGCGGAAATCGAAACAGGAAATTCGGGATGCGCAGGCGAAGGGAATCGCCGTCAGTATGAAGCGCCTGATCACCGGTTATCGCTCTCTGTTGGAGGCGGACCTGGAAGAAGAGGGTGTCACCCTTGCCCAGTTGCGCATGTTGAATGCGTTGCAGGAGCAACCCGAGACTTCGGCGGCCGACCTCTCCCGCATCTGCTACATCACACCGCAGAGCATGCAGGCCGTGGTGCAACGGGCCGAAAAAGAGGGTTGGATTACTCGCACGCCATCGCCGCAAAATCGCCGGGTGCTGACAGCTTCCCTCACCCCCAAAGGACGGCGCGTTCTGGAGCGCGGCATGGAGTTGTGGTCGGGGATTGCACGCCAGACGTGGGATGGAGCGAAGCTCTCCGAGATGGAAATGCTCAATGCCCTGTTGGCTGCAGCGGTAGACCGGTTGCAGCCACATCTGGACGCACTGCACGGCAAGAGCGCATCTCACCGCAAAACAGCTTAG
- a CDS encoding ABC transporter ATP-binding protein: protein MSTTAVLPNPVKAAAASAAALQNVTHRYGSHTALRDLSLTLHPGEVVALLGPNGAGKTTAVKLLLGLLKPSEGAVTVFGKSPTDRIVRQRIGAMLQVARVPETLTVGEYLDLFRSYYPHPLPTAQIIASAGLEGIEKRQFKDLSGGQKQRMLFALALCGDPDLVFLDEPTLGMDIETRHNLWREVRALADRGKTVLLTTHYLEEADTLADRILVIAEGAVVAQGTPTEIKSRVTGRKIKCVTRLQKAFLLSLPGVRSVDATGAGITLTVDAAEDVLRTMLAADPSLHSLEVSSPALEDAFLALTKKEIA, encoded by the coding sequence ATGAGCACCACGGCAGTCCTTCCCAATCCAGTAAAAGCCGCGGCCGCCAGTGCCGCGGCTCTTCAAAACGTCACACATCGTTATGGCAGCCACACTGCGCTACGTGACCTGTCGCTGACACTGCACCCCGGCGAGGTTGTTGCACTGCTGGGACCCAATGGTGCCGGCAAGACAACTGCGGTAAAGCTCTTGCTCGGCCTGTTGAAGCCGAGTGAAGGCGCCGTCACAGTCTTTGGTAAGAGTCCGACGGACCGCATCGTCCGCCAGCGTATTGGAGCCATGTTGCAGGTGGCCCGTGTGCCGGAGACGCTGACTGTCGGCGAGTACCTGGACCTCTTTCGCAGCTATTATCCGCATCCACTGCCTACCGCGCAGATCATTGCATCGGCGGGCTTGGAGGGAATCGAAAAGCGGCAGTTCAAGGATCTGAGTGGAGGCCAGAAGCAGCGCATGCTGTTTGCTTTGGCGCTCTGCGGTGATCCGGATCTTGTTTTCCTTGATGAGCCAACGCTGGGCATGGACATCGAGACGCGGCACAACCTGTGGCGCGAGGTCCGCGCTTTGGCCGACCGCGGGAAGACCGTTCTGCTGACGACGCACTATCTTGAGGAGGCCGATACGCTTGCGGACCGCATTCTCGTCATTGCGGAAGGCGCCGTGGTCGCGCAGGGCACGCCCACGGAGATCAAGAGCCGGGTCACGGGTCGCAAGATCAAGTGTGTCACCCGCCTGCAGAAGGCCTTCCTGCTCTCCCTGCCGGGGGTGCGCAGCGTGGATGCGACGGGTGCGGGGATCACGCTTACAGTCGACGCGGCGGAAGACGTTCTGCGCACCATGCTCGCCGCGGACCCATCTCTGCACAGCCTGGAAGTGTCCAGTCCAGCACTTGAGGATGCATTCCTCGCGCTGACCAAAAAGGAGATCGCATGA
- a CDS encoding threonine ammonia-lyase: protein MPATETALAITLADVQAARERVRDAVYLTPCAHSRTLSELTGQQVHLKLENLQMTGAFKERGALNRILLLSDEQKARGVIAASAGNHAQGVAYHATRHGIGSTIVMPEPTPMVKVNATRRFGAEVILHGANYDAAYAEARRRCDIDGSTFIHPFDDADVIAGQGTIGLEMLEQVDGLEAVIVPIGGGGLIGGIACAVKSLKPDVRVIGVQTSRLPSMQAAMAAGHPVTIDAATTIGDGIAVRRSGEKTLPLVQRYVDEIVTVDEDEIAAAILVLLEREKTLAEGAGAAALAALLQKRTSLQGARTAVLVCGGNIDVTLLSRIIERGLVQDGRLIRLRIHLLDRAGALQDLTGIIAKHGVNIVDTLYNRAYYGVNLGDTTIDITMETRGRDQVDELLLALTENGYRHSRVI from the coding sequence ATGCCTGCTACAGAGACAGCTTTAGCCATCACCCTAGCCGACGTCCAGGCCGCGCGTGAGCGCGTGCGGGACGCGGTGTACCTGACGCCGTGTGCTCACTCGCGCACGCTGAGCGAACTGACCGGCCAGCAGGTTCACCTGAAGCTGGAAAACCTGCAGATGACCGGCGCCTTCAAGGAGCGCGGAGCTCTGAACCGGATCCTGCTGCTGAGCGACGAGCAGAAGGCTCGTGGAGTGATTGCGGCCAGCGCCGGCAACCATGCCCAGGGCGTTGCGTACCACGCGACGCGCCACGGCATCGGATCGACCATCGTGATGCCGGAACCGACGCCCATGGTGAAGGTGAATGCCACCCGCCGCTTTGGTGCGGAGGTGATCCTGCACGGTGCGAACTACGACGCGGCGTATGCCGAGGCTCGGCGCCGTTGCGACATCGATGGATCGACCTTTATCCACCCCTTCGACGACGCGGATGTGATCGCGGGGCAGGGAACCATTGGCCTCGAGATGCTGGAGCAGGTCGACGGCCTTGAGGCGGTGATTGTGCCCATCGGCGGCGGTGGCCTGATCGGCGGTATCGCGTGTGCGGTGAAGTCGTTGAAGCCGGATGTGCGCGTGATTGGCGTGCAGACGTCCCGGCTGCCGAGCATGCAGGCGGCGATGGCTGCGGGGCATCCGGTCACCATCGACGCGGCGACCACCATTGGCGACGGCATTGCGGTTCGCCGTAGTGGTGAGAAGACGCTGCCGCTGGTGCAGCGGTATGTCGACGAGATCGTTACGGTCGATGAAGACGAGATCGCCGCTGCAATTCTCGTACTGCTGGAACGCGAGAAGACGCTGGCCGAGGGCGCGGGTGCCGCGGCTCTGGCGGCTCTGCTGCAGAAGCGGACGTCGCTGCAGGGCGCGCGGACAGCGGTGCTGGTGTGCGGCGGCAACATCGATGTCACGCTGCTTTCGCGCATCATCGAGCGAGGCCTGGTGCAGGATGGACGTTTGATTCGTCTGCGCATTCACCTGCTGGACCGCGCCGGTGCTCTGCAGGATCTGACGGGCATCATCGCGAAACATGGCGTTAACATCGTGGACACGCTCTACAACCGCGCTTACTACGGCGTGAACCTTGGCGATACGACGATCGATATCACCATGGAGACACGTGGTCGCGACCAGGTGGACGAACTGCTGCTGGCGCTGACCGAGAATGGGTACCGCCATAGCCGCGTCATCTGA
- a CDS encoding DHA2 family efflux MFS transporter permease subunit, protein MSTIAHQIEWKPKHNPWLIALTVTLATFMEVLDTSIANVALPHIAGSMGASQEEATWVLTSYLVASAVILPISGWLSNRFGRKRFYMTCVVLFTLSSLLCGLAPTLPFLILARILQGLGGGGLAPSEQAILADTFSVEDRGKAFALYGAAVVVAPAIGPTLGGWITDNYNWHWIFFINLPIGLISLFLSNRMVEDSPEIIARTKRRDPVDFIGLLSVAFGVAMLEFTLDKGQEKDWFGSGEIQLTALLAVITLIFFVYWEWHHVDPIVDLKLLKNRNFGTAVFLQLVLGMVLFGSTVLIPQFLQGLLGYTAERAGMVLSPAGIAMMFGMVIAGRTLGKGDPRMTVMLGYLATAAGLYNLTRLDLGAAFGTITWWRIVQVLGLPFIFIPISTLNYVGVPREKSNQISSLSNFARNMGGSAGTALLTTFLARSAQVHQMQLASNITQGGYAISAYTSRFAAATGMSYAAAQSTAIASAYQQMLLQANMLAYKNAFALLAAAVFCLAPLVWIMRLPPKNVKIDPELTAGH, encoded by the coding sequence ATGTCGACAATCGCACACCAAATCGAATGGAAGCCGAAGCACAACCCCTGGTTGATCGCGCTGACCGTGACGCTGGCGACGTTCATGGAGGTTCTCGACACTTCCATCGCAAACGTCGCGCTGCCGCACATCGCCGGCTCCATGGGTGCTTCGCAGGAGGAGGCAACGTGGGTGCTGACCAGTTACCTGGTCGCGTCGGCGGTCATCCTGCCCATCTCCGGCTGGCTCTCCAATCGTTTCGGCCGCAAACGCTTTTACATGACCTGCGTCGTCCTGTTCACGCTGTCGTCGCTGCTGTGCGGCCTCGCGCCCACACTACCCTTCCTGATCCTCGCACGCATCCTGCAGGGCCTTGGCGGTGGCGGTCTCGCACCCAGTGAGCAGGCGATTCTCGCCGACACCTTCTCCGTGGAAGACCGCGGCAAAGCCTTTGCACTCTACGGCGCTGCCGTCGTCGTCGCGCCTGCCATCGGCCCTACGCTGGGCGGCTGGATTACCGACAACTACAACTGGCACTGGATCTTCTTCATCAACCTGCCCATCGGCCTGATCTCGCTCTTCCTGTCGAACCGCATGGTGGAAGATTCGCCGGAGATCATCGCGCGTACCAAGCGTCGCGACCCCGTCGACTTCATCGGCCTGCTCTCCGTCGCCTTCGGCGTCGCCATGCTGGAATTCACGCTGGATAAAGGACAGGAGAAGGACTGGTTTGGCTCTGGCGAAATCCAACTCACGGCCCTGCTTGCGGTCATAACACTCATCTTCTTCGTCTACTGGGAATGGCATCACGTCGATCCCATCGTGGACTTGAAGCTGCTGAAGAACCGAAACTTCGGCACCGCCGTCTTCCTGCAACTCGTCCTAGGCATGGTGCTCTTCGGCTCCACCGTACTCATCCCGCAATTCCTGCAGGGCCTGCTGGGTTACACAGCAGAGCGTGCCGGTATGGTGCTGTCGCCTGCGGGTATCGCGATGATGTTCGGCATGGTCATCGCCGGTCGAACCCTGGGCAAGGGCGACCCCCGGATGACCGTCATGCTCGGCTATCTCGCCACGGCAGCAGGCCTCTACAACCTGACGCGGCTTGACCTTGGTGCGGCCTTTGGCACCATCACCTGGTGGCGCATCGTGCAAGTGCTTGGACTGCCGTTCATCTTTATCCCGATCAGCACACTGAACTACGTTGGCGTGCCGCGCGAGAAGAGCAACCAGATCTCGTCCCTCTCGAACTTCGCGCGCAATATGGGCGGCTCTGCAGGAACGGCGCTGCTGACCACGTTCCTTGCACGGTCGGCACAGGTACACCAGATGCAGCTCGCGTCGAACATCACGCAGGGCGGGTACGCGATCTCGGCCTACACCAGCCGCTTCGCTGCGGCAACGGGTATGTCCTACGCTGCGGCGCAGAGTACAGCCATCGCCTCCGCCTACCAGCAGATGCTGCTGCAGGCGAACATGCTCGCATACAAAAACGCATTCGCACTGCTGGCTGCCGCAGTATTCTGCCTGGCGCCGCTGGTGTGGATCATGCGCCTGCCACCCAAGAACGTGAAGATCGATCCAGAACTTACCGCCGGTCACTAA
- a CDS encoding dienelactone hydrolase family protein gives MSEWVKLTASDGNEMDAYVVRPKGEPKAALVVVQEIFGVNKNIQLAAEEWASHGFLVIAPQMFDRFEKGVDLGYDKAGWAEAMRLVGQFAPDMQPQTIDVDAAIDWLRNEVETPVGVVGYCFGGTMAWLAACRLKVDATVGFYGGAIVKFAQEKPQCPVMLHFGGQDDHIPAETIAKIQVAHPEVPIFVYENAGHAFARSVDPTAYVADAATLATKRSVLFFEQHLVF, from the coding sequence ATGTCAGAGTGGGTCAAGCTTACGGCGAGTGATGGCAACGAGATGGACGCGTACGTCGTGCGTCCGAAGGGTGAGCCGAAGGCCGCGCTGGTAGTCGTGCAGGAGATCTTCGGCGTCAACAAGAACATCCAGTTGGCGGCGGAAGAATGGGCGAGCCACGGCTTCCTGGTCATTGCGCCGCAGATGTTTGACCGCTTTGAAAAGGGTGTCGACCTGGGCTATGACAAGGCAGGCTGGGCCGAGGCGATGCGCCTGGTGGGCCAGTTCGCGCCGGACATGCAGCCGCAGACCATCGACGTGGATGCAGCCATTGACTGGCTGCGCAACGAAGTGGAGACGCCGGTTGGCGTGGTGGGTTATTGCTTCGGTGGCACCATGGCCTGGCTTGCGGCCTGCCGCTTGAAGGTGGACGCGACCGTAGGTTTCTACGGCGGCGCGATCGTCAAGTTCGCGCAGGAGAAGCCGCAATGCCCGGTGATGCTGCACTTCGGTGGACAGGACGACCACATCCCCGCAGAGACGATCGCTAAGATCCAGGTCGCTCATCCGGAAGTGCCGATCTTCGTCTATGAAAACGCCGGCCACGCCTTCGCTCGCTCGGTCGATCCGACCGCTTACGTTGCGGATGCGGCGACCCTCGCTACCAAGCGTTCGGTGCTCTTCTTCGAGCAACACCTGGTCTTCTAA
- a CDS encoding prephenate dehydrogenase — MNHVTIIGTGLIGASIGLALREAGFAGGITGIDASGDELKAALTAGAIDKAARAPDEHRAALEAADVIVLAVPVLGILNWMRQIAPHMGAHQLVTDVGSTKTRIAELAQELMPGRCLPGHPMAGKESGGAALAEAALFRGATWIFTPLHTATAVEAAWRGWVERFGAHIIDLPPERHDRICAWVSHMPQMVSTAMSAMLEDEFGDSPELRAIGGRALREMTRLGASPYSMWRDIAHTNEEPIAETLHTLEQRLQHMRENLKTAELREEFARANEFRKRIDPLR; from the coding sequence TTGAACCACGTCACCATCATCGGAACGGGCCTCATCGGCGCATCCATCGGCCTCGCACTGCGCGAGGCCGGTTTTGCTGGCGGCATCACCGGCATCGACGCCAGCGGCGATGAGCTGAAGGCAGCGCTGACCGCAGGCGCCATCGACAAGGCGGCTCGTGCGCCGGACGAGCATCGTGCGGCGTTGGAAGCGGCTGACGTGATCGTGCTGGCCGTGCCGGTGCTCGGCATCCTGAACTGGATGCGGCAGATTGCACCGCACATGGGTGCGCACCAGCTTGTGACGGACGTCGGTTCGACCAAGACACGCATCGCGGAGCTTGCCCAGGAGTTGATGCCGGGCCGCTGCCTGCCGGGGCATCCCATGGCCGGCAAAGAGAGTGGCGGTGCCGCGCTTGCAGAGGCGGCTCTGTTCCGCGGGGCGACGTGGATCTTCACGCCGCTGCATACTGCGACGGCTGTCGAAGCAGCATGGCGCGGCTGGGTTGAGCGCTTCGGCGCGCACATCATCGATCTGCCGCCGGAACGTCACGACCGCATCTGCGCGTGGGTGAGCCACATGCCGCAGATGGTGTCTACGGCGATGTCTGCCATGCTTGAGGACGAGTTTGGCGACTCGCCCGAGCTGCGTGCCATCGGTGGCCGCGCCCTGCGCGAGATGACGCGGCTGGGCGCCAGCCCGTACAGCATGTGGCGGGATATCGCCCATACGAACGAGGAGCCGATCGCCGAGACGCTGCACACGCTGGAGCAGCGCCTGCAACACATGCGCGAGAACCTGAAGACAGCCGAGTTGCGTGAAGAGTTTGCGCGAGCGAATGAGTTCCGCAAGCGGATCGATCCGCTGCGCTAA
- a CDS encoding ABC transporter permease produces MSTAAVAVHSPLTPYVKETKYEFLRLLRARSFSIATIGFPLSFYLLFGVVAAGSGPESAERATYLLATYSVFGLVGSSLFGLCSTISNERAQGWLELKQASPMPPAAYLMSKLLTAIAFGVIIFGVLLLCGTTLGHVHFTAGQTARLLMTVILGVFPFASLGILLSQVVPPNASIGFVNLIYLPMSFLSGLWFPLKGLPYWIQAIAPVWPTWHLGQLAIHNIGYPIRWSVAAHVVWLGAFSAVCLALALVLFRRSAQKA; encoded by the coding sequence ATGAGCACTGCGGCCGTTGCTGTCCATTCGCCCCTGACTCCCTACGTGAAGGAGACGAAGTATGAGTTCCTTCGCCTGCTGCGCGCGCGTTCGTTCTCCATTGCGACGATCGGATTTCCGCTGAGCTTCTACCTGCTCTTCGGCGTGGTCGCCGCCGGTTCGGGGCCGGAGAGTGCGGAGCGCGCGACGTATCTGCTGGCGACGTACTCCGTCTTCGGTCTCGTCGGGTCTTCGCTCTTCGGGCTATGCAGCACCATCTCGAACGAGCGCGCGCAGGGCTGGCTGGAGTTGAAACAGGCAAGTCCCATGCCGCCCGCGGCGTACCTGATGTCGAAGCTGCTCACGGCGATTGCGTTCGGTGTCATCATCTTCGGCGTGTTGCTATTGTGCGGTACGACGCTGGGGCATGTGCATTTCACCGCGGGGCAGACCGCGAGGCTGCTGATGACGGTGATCCTGGGCGTCTTCCCGTTCGCATCCCTGGGCATACTGCTCTCGCAAGTGGTACCACCCAATGCTTCTATCGGTTTCGTCAACCTGATCTACCTGCCCATGTCGTTTTTAAGCGGCCTGTGGTTTCCCTTGAAGGGCTTGCCGTATTGGATTCAGGCGATTGCGCCGGTATGGCCGACGTGGCACCTCGGCCAGTTGGCAATTCACAACATCGGCTATCCGATCCGCTGGTCCGTAGCGGCGCATGTGGTGTGGCTTGGAGCGTTCTCGGCCGTGTGCTTGGCACTAGCGCTCGTGCTCTTCCGTCGGAGCGCACAGAAGGCTTAG